A stretch of Rhinopithecus roxellana isolate Shanxi Qingling chromosome 12, ASM756505v1, whole genome shotgun sequence DNA encodes these proteins:
- the TSSK3 gene encoding testis-specific serine/threonine-protein kinase 3, whose product MEDFLLSNGYQLGKTIGEGTYSKVKEAFSKKHQRKVAIKVIDKMGGPEEFIQRFLPRELQIVRTLEHKNIIQVYEMLESADGKICLVMELAEGGDVFDCVLNGGPLPESRAKALFRQMVEAIRYCHGCGVAHRDLKCENALLQGFNLKLADFGFAKVLPKSRRELSQTFCGSTAYAAPEVLQGIPHDSKKGDVWSMGVVLYVMLCASLPFDDTDIPKMLWQQQKGVSFPTHLSISADCQDLLKRLLEPDMILRPSIEEVSWHPWLAST is encoded by the exons ATGGAGGACTTTCTGCTCTCCAATGGGTACCAGCTGGGCAAGACCATTGGGGAAGGGACCTActcaaaagtcaaagaagcaTTTTCCAAAAAACACCAAAGAAAAGTGGCAATTAAAGTTATAGACAAGATGGGAGGGCCAGAAG AGTTTATCCAGAGATTCCTGCCTCGGGAGCTCCAAATTGTCCGTACCCTGGAACACAAGAACATCATCCAGGTGTATGAGATGCTGGAGTCTGCCGACGGGAAAATCTGCCTGGTGATGGAGCTGGCTGAGGGAGGGGATGTCTTTGACTGCGTGCTGAATGGGGGGCCATTGCCTGAGAGCCGGGCCAAGGCCCTCTTCCGTCAGATGGTTGAGGCCATCCGCTACTGCCATGGCTGTGGCGTGGCCCACCGGGACCTCAAATGCGAGAACGCCTTGTTGCAGGGCTTCAACCTGAAGCTAGCTGACTTTGGCTTTGCCAAGGTGTTGCCCAAGTCGCGCCGGGAGCTGAGCCAGACCTTCTGCGGCAGCACAGCCTATGCCGCCCCTGAGGTGCTACAGGGCATTCCCCATGATAGCAAGAAAGGTGATGTCTGGAGCATGGGTGTGGTCCTGTATGTCATGCTCTGTGCCAGCCTACCTTTTGACGACACAGACATCCCCAAGATGCTGTGGCAGCAGCAGAAGGGGGTGTCCTTCCCCACTCATCTGAGCATCTCGGCCGATTGCCAGGACTTGCTCAAGAGGCTCCTGGAACCCGACATGATCCTCCGGCCTTCAATTGAAGAAGTTAGTTGGCATCCATGGCTAGCAAGCACTTGA
- the FAM229A gene encoding protein FAM229A: MLPSSTPGSGHAAETCPAPPGPERSPAARARAAASSLGPVSASGRAPRGLDMSAQEPPQGRRFPIEAGDSRGPAASTESQDSPEAVATEHNPVRPLRRCPGCHCLTLLHVPIDVYLAMGGSPRARAT; encoded by the exons ATGCTGCCCTCCTCGACGCCCGGGTCCGGGCACGCCGCAGAGACCTGCCCGGCTCCGCCTGGACCGGAGCGTTCTCCCGCGGCCAGGGCTCGGGCAGCTGCTTCCAGCCTGGGACCGGTCTCAGCCTCCGGGAG AGCGCCCCGGGGCCTGGACATGAGCGCCCAGGAGCCACCGCAGGGTCGGAGATTCCCCATTGAGGCCGGAGACTCCCGTGGCCCTGCCGCCTCCACCGAGTCCCAGGACAGCCCGGAGGCGGTAGCGACGGAGCACAACCCGGTCAG GCCGCTTCGTCGCTGCCCCGGATGCCACTGTCTGACGCTGCTGCACGTGCCCATCGACGTCTACCTGGCCATGGGCGGGAGCCCCCGGGCCCGCGCCACGTGA